Proteins found in one Deltaproteobacteria bacterium IMCC39524 genomic segment:
- a CDS encoding SagB/ThcOx family dehydrogenase translates to MDQNKFAAHRAFLKDTLRLQIDFRQTDQNRGIAPPAIQKPPLEGQELILLTDPQSFNAFAGTDLVDAIGRRRSHRHYQPLPLSLAELSFLLWASQGISEVLAHGSALRNVPSAGCRHAFESYLVVNNVATLERGVYRYLPVEHALVFEHALENQKILLTEATLGQEFIATAPVIFAWTVLPYRMEWRYDLAAHRVIAIDAGHVCQNLYLACEAIQAGTCAIAAYHQEKMDALLQVDGEHEFTLYLAPVGKV, encoded by the coding sequence ATGGATCAAAACAAGTTCGCCGCCCACCGGGCTTTTTTAAAGGATACTTTGCGTCTGCAGATCGATTTCCGGCAAACGGATCAGAACCGTGGCATTGCGCCGCCAGCCATCCAGAAACCGCCTTTAGAAGGGCAGGAATTGATCCTGCTGACCGACCCGCAATCATTCAACGCCTTTGCCGGTACTGATCTGGTCGATGCGATTGGGCGGCGTCGCAGTCATCGCCACTATCAACCACTGCCTTTATCGCTGGCTGAACTCTCTTTTCTGCTTTGGGCCTCTCAGGGCATCAGTGAAGTCTTGGCCCACGGCAGCGCCTTGCGAAACGTGCCTTCGGCCGGTTGCCGGCATGCTTTTGAAAGCTACCTTGTGGTGAACAACGTCGCAACCCTTGAACGCGGTGTCTACCGTTATCTGCCGGTTGAGCACGCACTGGTTTTTGAACATGCTCTGGAGAATCAGAAAATCCTACTCACAGAGGCGACCCTCGGCCAGGAATTCATCGCCACAGCTCCGGTGATCTTTGCCTGGACCGTGCTTCCGTATCGCATGGAATGGCGCTATGACCTCGCAGCGCACCGTGTGATCGCCATAGATGCCGGTCACGTCTGCCAGAACCTCTACCTGGCCTGCGAGGCGATCCAAGCCGGGACCTGTGCTATTGCAGCTTATCATCAGGAGAAGATGGATGCGCTTTTACAGGTTGACGGAGAGCACGAATTTACGCTCTACCTGGCGCCGGTGGGGAAGGTCTGA
- a CDS encoding YdiU family protein → MIADAPKQQAKLSLAALNFDNAFVRELPADPDRSNRVRQVYGACYSRVQPTPVAAPQLVAYAAEVAELLDLQPASCTGEEFAQTFVGNRLQPGMDPYACCYGGHQFGNWAGQLGDGRAINLGEIINQRGQRWALQLKGAGLTPYSRRGDGLAVLRSSVREFLCSEAMYHLGVPTTRALSVLLTGEQVTRDMFYDGHPKQEPGAVVCRVAPSFTRFGSFQIFSSRNEIEPLRQLLDYTIRTDFPHLGEPSVAVYLQWFEELCRSTAAMIVHWMRVGFVHGVMNTDNMSILGLTIDYGPYGWIDDYNPDWTPNTTDAAGGRYRFGNQPHIALWNLAQLANAIYPLIEQAEPLEAALQIYGESYKQAWQAMMAQKLGLKSFETKTDLPLITEMERVLQLVETDMTIFFRKLADLAPTEDQDEASLLAPLREAYYQPEALTGQNQQQIAAWLRSYLQRVAKDGSDSDKRRQRMQAVNPKYVMRNYLAQMAIDKAETGDHSLVNELLQVMRQPYAEQPEYEEFAGKRPEWARHRAGCSMLSCSS, encoded by the coding sequence ATGATAGCAGATGCCCCCAAACAACAGGCCAAGCTCTCCCTGGCCGCGCTGAATTTCGACAACGCCTTCGTCCGTGAGCTACCCGCCGACCCGGACCGCAGCAATCGCGTGCGCCAGGTCTACGGTGCCTGTTACTCGCGCGTTCAGCCGACGCCGGTGGCTGCACCGCAGCTGGTCGCCTACGCCGCAGAGGTTGCCGAATTGCTAGATTTGCAGCCAGCGAGCTGTACAGGAGAAGAATTCGCCCAGACCTTTGTAGGCAACCGCCTGCAACCTGGCATGGATCCCTACGCCTGCTGCTACGGTGGTCATCAGTTCGGCAACTGGGCCGGTCAGTTGGGTGATGGTCGGGCCATCAACCTGGGGGAGATCATCAACCAGCGCGGTCAACGCTGGGCGCTGCAACTCAAAGGTGCGGGGCTCACGCCCTACTCACGGCGCGGTGACGGCCTGGCGGTGCTGCGCTCCTCGGTGCGCGAATTCCTCTGCAGCGAAGCGATGTACCATCTCGGCGTGCCAACCACCCGTGCCTTGAGTGTGCTGCTCACCGGCGAGCAGGTCACCCGTGACATGTTCTACGACGGCCATCCCAAACAGGAACCGGGCGCCGTGGTCTGCCGGGTCGCGCCCTCCTTCACCCGTTTCGGCAGCTTTCAGATTTTCAGCTCACGCAACGAAATTGAGCCATTGCGCCAGCTGCTCGACTATACCATCCGCACCGACTTCCCCCACCTGGGCGAGCCCTCGGTGGCCGTTTACCTGCAGTGGTTCGAAGAGCTCTGCCGTAGTACCGCGGCGATGATCGTGCACTGGATGCGCGTCGGCTTTGTTCACGGCGTGATGAACACCGACAACATGTCGATCCTCGGCCTGACCATCGACTATGGCCCCTACGGCTGGATCGATGATTACAATCCAGACTGGACACCCAACACGACAGACGCCGCCGGTGGTCGCTACCGTTTCGGCAACCAGCCCCACATTGCCCTCTGGAACCTCGCCCAGCTGGCCAACGCCATCTATCCGCTGATCGAGCAGGCAGAGCCGCTGGAGGCGGCGCTGCAGATTTATGGAGAAAGTTACAAGCAGGCCTGGCAGGCGATGATGGCACAAAAACTTGGCCTGAAGAGTTTCGAGACGAAGACCGATCTGCCTTTGATCACCGAGATGGAAAGAGTGCTGCAGCTGGTGGAAACCGACATGACGATTTTCTTCCGCAAGTTGGCTGACCTGGCCCCGACAGAAGACCAGGATGAAGCCAGTTTACTCGCCCCGCTGCGCGAGGCTTATTACCAGCCGGAGGCCTTAACCGGGCAGAACCAACAGCAAATCGCTGCCTGGCTGCGCAGCTACCTGCAGCGGGTCGCAAAAGACGGATCCGACAGCGATAAGCGCCGGCAGCGCATGCAGGCGGTCAACCCCAAGTACGTAATGCGCAACTACCTGGCGCAAATGGCGATCGACAAGGCCGAGACGGGAGATCACAGCCTGGTCAATGAGCTGCTGCAGGTGATGCGGCAGCCCTATGCGGAGCAACCGGAATACGAGGAGTTTGCCGGCAAGCGGCCAGAATGGGCGCGCCACCGGGCGGGTTGTTCGATGCTTTCCTGCAGTTCTTAG